CCAATCTACATCAAGTTTCTTTTCGTCAAGTTTACACGGATAACACCAGTAGGAATGGGTGTATTCTTCAGGAACGACCGGCGGAATAAGCCATTCACACTTCTCTTGGCGGATAACGGTCTCATATTGATGGGCAATATATCTGCGTGCAGCTACCAACCAGTCTAAACGTTCGAGCTGTGCTAGTCCCAGTGCTGCCTGCGGCGCAGACATACGAAAATTATACCCCATCCGCTCATGTCGCTCGAATGACCAATCTTGGCGAATATCCCGCGGAATCATAGTGGAACCAGGCTTGGCATCAAGAGTGCGATACCCTTGCACTGCGATTTTTCTGATATTACGAGCATAAACCTCATCATTTGTAATTACCATACCACCATCACCACCACTAGTCATATGCTTCGAACCCTGGAAACTAAAACTCGCCGCATGGCCAATTGTTCCCACAAGTTTGCCATTATACAAAGAGAGAAAACACTGTGCATCATCCTCTATAATCGTAAGATTATTTTTCTTAGCAAGAGTCAAGATAGCATCGAAATCAGGTGGCAGACCGAATAAACTAACGGGGATAATCGCCTTAGTAAACTCTGTGATTTTACGTTCAATATCAACAGAGTCAATGGTAAACGTATTCGGATCACTGTCAGCAAAAACAGGCACTGCTCCGCATTGAACTACAACAAAGGCTGTGGCAGCCATGGTAGATGTAGGTACAATGACTTCGTCACCAGGTCCAATACCTGCGGCAATCAAACAAGATAACATTGTTCCTGATCCCGAGTTGTGTGAAATAGCGAATTTGCTCCCGAACTTCTCGGCAAAAGCTGTTTCAAAACGGGCAATCATATTTGCCGACTCCTTATTGCCAAATCCGTCCTCAAACACTTCATTCATATATTTGCGATCAGAGTCTCCGCAACGATTAGCAGGCAAGTGACTGAATATCTCAGCAGGATCTAATTTTTTAGGGTCCATTGTTACAAGAGGATTGATCATTGCTTTTCTCCTTTCAGATTTAACTCTTTTTGCATGCCCGGCTCCCACTTAAAATATGGGTCAATCGGAAAAATCGGGCGCAGCACACGCTTGAATTCATAATTACGGAGATTGTACGACAAGGCTCCGGGACAATCAGCCGCAAAAACATTTTTTGCAGCATGGGCGTAGGTTACCTTGTAGCCGATGCCCGTTTTTAACGCCACAATCTTTGCATCAAACGGCTCGAGACCGACTTTTCTGAAAAGCGATGGCTGCGGCCCCATGATGAGACGCTCGGTTATTACTAATCTGACATTGTCTATGCCAAGACAGACTATCGCCCCAACCTCGACTAGCGGCTTGGGGGTAAACTTGCCGTCATTGCTAATGAAACCTTCCGTAACACAGAGGATTTCTCCCGTTACAGATACAGGCTTACAGAAGCGGGAATCGCGCTTACCGCCGACCCTTACAGTGACAGTGTCTCCGACCTTTGATACCTTCAAGATCGAGACAGTTTCTGCATCCGGGATATGATGGAGTATCAAACCTTCTGTCTCGCCGCGCAATTTCAACAGAGCTTCCAGCATTACCGTGTTGTCTCCACCAGCTCCCCCGCCAACGTTATCAGCCGAATCGGTGATAACTATAGGGCATCCGGGAGCAGCGGCAGCTTGGCGAACAGCAGACTCAGGCGATAGCATCGGCTCAGGCATAAACATGTGGCGGGCTTCCCAGCACATCTCGGCAAGCTCCCGCGCAAGCCTGCAGCCAAGCTCTTTGTTATTGTCTGTGACAGCCAGTGCTGCCCAGCCCTGTTCAGGGACATCCTGCCACGCAAAAGCCGGACACAGTGAACAAGCAATCACACCATCAACATGATCCAAGTCGATTAATTTATCAAACAGCTCTTTAAGTGGACCTGAGTCGGTGCCATCATTAGGCGTGGGAAAGATCATCGGTATTTTCTGACAGTGCATCACAGGCCTTGTCTTGCCTGCCAATACATCCAAAAGGATGCTGGCTGCCAGCATACCAGTTTCGACAACATCTTTGTGTGGGTGGGTGCGGTACGCTACAAGGGCCGTGGTAAGATCAACCATCTGTTGCGTCACCACAGCGTGGCAATCCAGGGGACACACAATGGGAATGTCTGATCCCAATTCCTCGCGGAGGACCTGCAGGAAATAGCCATCAAGATCCACAGCCGATTCAGCACACATGGCTCCGTGTAACGCAAAACAGATACCGTCAAGCTGCCCCGCCTTTCGCAACTGTCCACGCAGAATATCCTCCAGATAACTAACAGCGTGGTCTGTAATATACCCTGCAGGCAGCGCTTCCGCACTAAGCAGGGGAACAATGTCAACCTGGCCGTTCCGACGAAAAACATCCACAGCGCCCGCCATTTCATCGCGACTTTCCGATTCCAAAATGTCATTGCCGATACGTATTCCGTTGCAGGAGGAAAAATCACTTAGCGGTGTTTTCGCAGGACAAAAGGTGTTAGATTCGTGCCAAAATTTACCGATACCGATTCGAAAAACAGGCATGTTTGTTTCCTCTTTTAAGTATATGCCATTTTCAGGCTTTCACAATTAGAAATAGTTTAACTAAATATCTCATTCATATATTTGCAGTCGGTCTTTCCGCAACGATTAGCAGGTAGGTGACTGAATATCTCAGGAGGATTCAATTTTATTGCCTCCTCCTTTTATCTGATTTGCTTTAAACTGTCGTTCTGCCATACCAAAAGTCATCTTCACAAATGGCTGTCCTGACGGGTGTAACCATGGCAAATCTCCTTCCGGAAAAAGGATACAATCAGAACGGGTTACAATATAACCTCTGATATGCGCCAGGGGAGCATCATCATTGATGTAGTCAACCACGTAGATATCTCCGGAATCCAGCTGGACCCAGCCAGAATAGCCGCCGTCCCTGTGCACGCTACGGTCGATGTCTATGACATAAGTAATACCGGGATAATAGGAAGTCATATATGATGGACGTGAAGAATCATTGACGTCTATCCAATCCTCAGGAATTGGCTGTCGCTTGACCCTCGGAGACGCACCCTCATGTTTTGCCGCTTCCTGGGTCATTAGATGAAGCGCCAGCATCTCATTAGGGACCCCCATACGATAGGTAATACAGATTTCCCCTGAACGAAGTAATCCTGTCTTGGGACGACCTTCAAGGCCAATGAGTTGTGTTGGGAACGGACCTTTCCATGTCTGCCCGCCGTCGTATGACAATGTCTTGTAGGCTCGTCCCAGGTTATCGTCGCGAAGAATACCTAAGATTGTTCCGTCATCAAGTTCGACAAAACTGCCTTCGGAGAAATTCTGGCCTGATTCGGAGGGTATCTCTACAGGATCCGACCAGCTCTTACCCTTGTCATCAGAGAAAAAAACAAGTTGTATCTCTTTCGAAGCTCCCTTTTTATCTTGCTCAGATCGCGCAAGACCTAGCATAAGCCGACCATCACGTAACTCATTCAATGAGGGTACAAGAGCATTGGAAATGCCGGGGTCTTCCGGACCAACCCAGGTTACGCCGGAATTAAAGCTCCGGTAAATCAGATTGATCCACTTATAGTCACGGTTGCCAGTTGCGTAGTGCACCGCATAGTCAGCTATCATAATCAGCTGACCGTCGCTCAGGCAAAGAAGTCGCATGCAGTTGATAGAAGCACCGTTTTTCCATGATTCAGTAATACGAGCCTTGCTCTCCTCATAGCCACTGATTTCATCATCAGACAGCCACGAACGGTTCTTGTCAATATGTTTCTCAGGAGATACACACTCGTCAATAATCTGTTTTGGCAACCATGTTCGCCCGCCGTCAAGACTGCGACGGACGGCAATACGAGAGAACGGAAAGGGAGCATGCTGCATAGACTCCCTGTAGATGCAAACGAGCGTTCCATCCGGTGTCATCGCAATGTCCGGAAAACATTCGTAAATGTGGTCATCACGAGAAACAATTAATTTTATCATTTTCTCCCTCCATTTTTTAGTTTTTTAACATCTGGACGATCTCCAAAAAGGTACCGTCCGGGTCCTGACAGAAAAACAATTTTGCTTTACCGTCAGGCGAAACAATAGGCTTGGAGTTACATCTTATCCCTTTTACAGACCAGTCCGCATAAACTTTCTCAACATCCCTAACAGTAAAAGCAACATGCGTAGGTCCAAGTTCACAGAGTTTATTCTCACCACGCTTGGACTTAGGGTGTGAAGCGTAATGTAGTAGTTCAATCATGCCGCCGTCTTCAGCAACAAGTTTGACCATTCTCAAACGCACACCTTTCAGGTTGCTGATAGTATCTATAAAATTACCTTCTTCGGTAAAATCTATCACCTGCTTCAGCCCCATAATGTTGCGATAAAACTTCAATGACCTTTCCATGTCAGAAACCACTATTCCAGTATGCCGAATATTTTTTATTGTGTTCATGCCTATTTCCCTCTTTCATTATATCTGTCGACGACTTCAATGGCGTCATCAATATTCTCTGTGTGATACAGAAATACCACACCAGTCGGATAATCACGTATCGCCTTACCGCTGATAAGATCCTCCCTTGAAGGCTTTAGATTGGTTATAGCCACATTCTTTTCGGTGCACCTTCCATAAATTTTCTTTATATCCATCATCTCCGACTGGCCAAGGTCAATACCACAAAGGTCGGGAATTTCAAGCATTGGTTCAATCAGATGTTGACCATTGCCGCAAAAATGAATTGAGCCAGTGCCAATTTCCTTGAGAAGCCTAGCATCATGCGGCAAAATCATCTCACGATAAGTGTCAGGTGAAACCATAATTGATGAATCATTGCGGATAAGCAGTCTGCCCGGAATATTATAGCCGTGCTGGGTATTGGCAAACGGCTCAAGCCTGTCATATGCAAATCGACGGTAGTATTCCGCTACAGTTATCATTGTATTCGCTATCTTGTTCATAAACGCAGTTACCAGTTTCGGATTTGCCAGAAGCTCGGCAAAAATCTCCGAGCCCCAGAGAATATCAGCAGTATCAATCGGACCCTGCAAATCAGGCAGTGATATCTGAACAGCCTGTTTGCATAGCGTATACTTTGAAAATTGCTCAGTGTAAAATTTAAGAGTTTTTATAGACTGCGGCATAACCCCACCCTGTAGGTCAACCTCATTATCCTCTTCAACCAGTTTTTTGACAGTCTCTATAGAGCCTAATGAGCCAACCCATGGATAATTATCTTCATGCATATGCCACTGTCCACCTAAAAGACTAGCAATCTGAATTGTGCCGTGATCGTTCCGGATAGCCAAAGGATTATCATCTTTCAGTATCAGACCAGGCACAACCCGGTCCAAAAGCTGGTTCTGCATCATAGCAACCGGATCATTAAATGTCAGACAATAGGGATATTGTTTAAACTTGTCCCAGGGTGCAGGCAGTTTCCAGTTTTTACCAAGTTCTGACTGAATAACCAGTGGCGGTCGCTCTATTGCCTCATAAGAAAGAGCCGCACGATAACGCGCATCAACCTTCTTGCAATGCTCCAGGTCAATCCGCTCTTCGATGAGTTTCAATAATTCATTTAATTGCTTCAAATCTGCTGGGCACATATAATTAATCCTCCACAAGTCCCGTCTTTGCAAATCCTCCATCGACAAATAGGTCATTTCCACTGATGTAGCTGGAAGCGTCTGAGGCAAGAAATATAACCGGTCCAACAAGTTCGGTTGATTCACCCCAACGTTTTAAAAAAGAGTGACTTACTCGCTGGGCTTTAATCCTTGGGTTTGACCAGCTTCTTTTTGTCATTTCAGTCCTGAAATAACCCGGACACAGATTATTTACACGAATATTGTATTTTGACCAATCACAGGCCATGGCGCGTGTAAGCTGCTGCAGAGCGCCTTTGGATGCCTGATAAGCAGGATTATTGGGAAAACCTCGTACAGCTCCGATGCTGGTAATGTTTATAATGTTTCCTGATTTCTGAGCAATCATGTGCTTGGCAACCAGTTTGCTTAATCGGAAAACCGCTTTTACATTCACGTCAAGCGTTTTCTCCCAAGCCTCTTCAGGATAATTTTCAGATCGTTCCTCAATATTTACCGCAGCACAGTTTATCAGAATGTCAATCCTGCCGAATTCGTCAATTGTCTGCTTGACAAGTTTTTTTAAGTCCTCAGGTTTACAGAGATCAGTTATTATCCCATGGGCTTTTTGTCCACGTCCACAAATTGATTGACAAGCACGCTTAAGTTCGTCAGATAGGATGTCAGCCAATACCACTGAAACTCCGACAGCAGCCAGTCCTTCCGCAATCGCCCGTCCGTTTCCTCGAGCAGCGCCGGTGACAATGGCAATCCGTTCATTCAGATTAAACAGTTTTGTAGCATCAAAAGTATTTACCATATCAACTCTTCTCCTTTATTATTTATATGTCCCTAATTTCCTGGCTTCTTGTAGAATGAACATATAATCCTCAAAACTTACTCCCGTGGGGATGGAATGGTCAGAACTAAAAATATATCCGCCGTTTACCATAGCCGCCGGAATTTTACGCGTTATTTCATCGACAATGGCTTTTTTATCGTGCATT
This genomic window from bacterium contains:
- a CDS encoding M81 family metallopeptidase, with the translated sequence MPVFRIGIGKFWHESNTFCPAKTPLSDFSSCNGIRIGNDILESESRDEMAGAVDVFRRNGQVDIVPLLSAEALPAGYITDHAVSYLEDILRGQLRKAGQLDGICFALHGAMCAESAVDLDGYFLQVLREELGSDIPIVCPLDCHAVVTQQMVDLTTALVAYRTHPHKDVVETGMLAASILLDVLAGKTRPVMHCQKIPMIFPTPNDGTDSGPLKELFDKLIDLDHVDGVIACSLCPAFAWQDVPEQGWAALAVTDNNKELGCRLARELAEMCWEARHMFMPEPMLSPESAVRQAAAAPGCPIVITDSADNVGGGAGGDNTVMLEALLKLRGETEGLILHHIPDAETVSILKVSKVGDTVTVRVGGKRDSRFCKPVSVTGEILCVTEGFISNDGKFTPKPLVEVGAIVCLGIDNVRLVITERLIMGPQPSLFRKVGLEPFDAKIVALKTGIGYKVTYAHAAKNVFAADCPGALSYNLRNYEFKRVLRPIFPIDPYFKWEPGMQKELNLKGEKQ
- a CDS encoding uroporphyrinogen decarboxylase family protein, yielding MCPADLKQLNELLKLIEERIDLEHCKKVDARYRAALSYEAIERPPLVIQSELGKNWKLPAPWDKFKQYPYCLTFNDPVAMMQNQLLDRVVPGLILKDDNPLAIRNDHGTIQIASLLGGQWHMHEDNYPWVGSLGSIETVKKLVEEDNEVDLQGGVMPQSIKTLKFYTEQFSKYTLCKQAVQISLPDLQGPIDTADILWGSEIFAELLANPKLVTAFMNKIANTMITVAEYYRRFAYDRLEPFANTQHGYNIPGRLLIRNDSSIMVSPDTYREMILPHDARLLKEIGTGSIHFCGNGQHLIEPMLEIPDLCGIDLGQSEMMDIKKIYGRCTEKNVAITNLKPSREDLISGKAIRDYPTGVVFLYHTENIDDAIEVVDRYNERGK
- a CDS encoding VOC family protein; translation: MNTIKNIRHTGIVVSDMERSLKFYRNIMGLKQVIDFTEEGNFIDTISNLKGVRLRMVKLVAEDGGMIELLHYASHPKSKRGENKLCELGPTHVAFTVRDVEKVYADWSVKGIRCNSKPIVSPDGKAKLFFCQDPDGTFLEIVQMLKN
- a CDS encoding sialidase family protein — its product is MIKLIVSRDDHIYECFPDIAMTPDGTLVCIYRESMQHAPFPFSRIAVRRSLDGGRTWLPKQIIDECVSPEKHIDKNRSWLSDDEISGYEESKARITESWKNGASINCMRLLCLSDGQLIMIADYAVHYATGNRDYKWINLIYRSFNSGVTWVGPEDPGISNALVPSLNELRDGRLMLGLARSEQDKKGASKEIQLVFFSDDKGKSWSDPVEIPSESGQNFSEGSFVELDDGTILGILRDDNLGRAYKTLSYDGGQTWKGPFPTQLIGLEGRPKTGLLRSGEICITYRMGVPNEMLALHLMTQEAAKHEGASPRVKRQPIPEDWIDVNDSSRPSYMTSYYPGITYVIDIDRSVHRDGGYSGWVQLDSGDIYVVDYINDDAPLAHIRGYIVTRSDCILFPEGDLPWLHPSGQPFVKMTFGMAERQFKANQIKGGGNKIESS
- a CDS encoding glucose 1-dehydrogenase, with product MVNTFDATKLFNLNERIAIVTGAARGNGRAIAEGLAAVGVSVVLADILSDELKRACQSICGRGQKAHGIITDLCKPEDLKKLVKQTIDEFGRIDILINCAAVNIEERSENYPEEAWEKTLDVNVKAVFRLSKLVAKHMIAQKSGNIINITSIGAVRGFPNNPAYQASKGALQQLTRAMACDWSKYNIRVNNLCPGYFRTEMTKRSWSNPRIKAQRVSHSFLKRWGESTELVGPVIFLASDASSYISGNDLFVDGGFAKTGLVED
- a CDS encoding DegT/DnrJ/EryC1/StrS family aminotransferase, which produces MINPLVTMDPKKLDPAEIFSHLPANRCGDSDRKYMNEVFEDGFGNKESANMIARFETAFAEKFGSKFAISHNSGSGTMLSCLIAAGIGPGDEVIVPTSTMAATAFVVVQCGAVPVFADSDPNTFTIDSVDIERKITEFTKAIIPVSLFGLPPDFDAILTLAKKNNLTIIEDDAQCFLSLYNGKLVGTIGHAASFSFQGSKHMTSGGDGGMVITNDEVYARNIRKIAVQGYRTLDAKPGSTMIPRDIRQDWSFERHERMGYNFRMSAPQAALGLAQLERLDWLVAARRYIAHQYETVIRQEKCEWLIPPVVPEEYTHSYWCYPCKLDEKKLDVDWRRFRKVFIEHGGDGLYGLWMPVHLEPAFQNMAFFGSKDRSPNFDPRYKGKVKSYKEVDCPNVEKYRKYMCLFKTGMQTLSKVNAQVNALADTIRYFA